The Chitinophaga pinensis DSM 2588 region ACGATCTCGCTGAGGAATTAAGAATTAAGAATTAAGAATTAAGAATTAAGAATTAAGAATTAGTGCGAAGATCAGTATGGATAAAATATTGATATCCAAATGAATTTGATCATAAAAAGAGAAAGGCGTCCTCAACTAGTAGGACGCCTTTCTCTTTTTATAGTTTTATGCCGCTGTTGACAATATTCTGTTTATCAGAACTTTGCCCGGCAGCAATTCTTAATTCTTAATTCCTAATTCCTAATTCTTAATTGCCTCAATCACGATCGCACTCGCTCCTCCTCCCCCGTTACAAATACCAGCCACGCCATAACGGGCATTATGCTGATTGAGGATAGAACTGAGCGTTACCACAATACGTGCGCCGCTACAGCCAATAGGATGACCCAGCGAAACGGCTCCTCCCCATACATTCACTTTATCCTCAGGAATACCCAGATCCCGTTCATTTGCAATCGGTACGCAGGAAAATGCCTCGTTGATTTCCACAAAGTCCATATCCGCTACCGTCAGTTTTGCCTTTTCCAGTGCTTTGGTTACCGCTTTTACCGGTGTGGTAGTAAACCATTCAGGCGCCTGAGAAGCATCCGCAAAGCTAATGATCTTCGCCAGTGGCTTCAGACCCAGTTCTTTCAGTTTCTCGCCGCTTACCAGTAATACCGCGGCAGCACCATCATTCAGATTAGAAGCATTGGCAGCAGTGATCGTACCATCTTTCTGGAAAGTAGGCTTGAGCGTAGGGATCTTATCGAAGTTCACTTTTTTATAATCCTCGTCTTCCGCTACTGTAACCACCTGTTTGCCAGGCACTTCAACAGGCACTATCTCATTTTTGAAATATCCTTTTTCGGTAGCCTCGGCAGACCTTTTATAACTCTGGATAGCGTAAGCATCCTGCTCTTCACGGGTGATCTTATATTCTGTCACACAAAGCTCTGCTGCGTTGCCCATGTGAAAATCCTTGTAAGGATCCCACAGACCATCCCTGATAATGCCGTCAGTCACAGCGCCATGTCCCAGTCTATAGCCATTACGGGCTTTATCCAGATAATAAGGTACATTACTCATACTTTCCATACCGCCGGCCACAACTACGTCATTATCACCGGAAAGGATGCTTTGTGCGCCTAACATAATGGCTTTCATACCAGAAGCGCAAACTTTATTGACAGTCGTACAAGGAACATTGTTCGGAATACCAGCGTAAATACTCGCCTGATTGGCAGGAGCCTGTCCAAGGTTGGCACTGAGCACATTCCCCATATATACCTCGTTGACCGCAGTTGCCGGTACACCCGCTTTTTCAAGTACTGCTTTCATAACGATAGATCCCAGTTGTGTCGCAGACAGGGCTGACAGTGCGCCGTTAAAAGAACCAATGGGGGTACGCACTGCTGAAACTATAAATACTTCTTTCATCCGTATAAATTTAAGTCTCGCCAGGTGGCGGGGCTGTTAAGATTGTTTGGTTTTCACCAAATATAACGGAATTTCAGAAACGGTAGCCCAGCTTAAACCCAAATGCGAACTGCGGATTGAATCCATCTTCGTCAATGCGGAAAAAGGGACGTCCCCACGATTCAGTATAATATGATTCATTGGGCGTCGTACGACGATGCCGTAATCCGACACCAACGTACATATCCATTACAACACGTCCCTTTGCGCCAAAATAACGCTGTAAACCTATATTAGCTGATCCCGCATAAACGCTCTTCTCATATTTTTGCGGTAGAGGCTCAACATTCGGATACGGCATTACATAGTGAATATCTTCGTAGCTGGTCTTTTTATAAGTGCCCATCAGACTCAGATAGAAACTACGGTGCTGATTGCGCCACCACGATGGAAAGATCTTTATCTCCGGTCTGATACGAAAACCTCGTCTGTCCTCTTCATAGCTGTCATAAAACGTGTACAAAACGGCTGTAACTTCTGCTCCGATGGCGACGCTTTCAGACAAACGGTATTCCAGTCCCCAGGTAGGTCCACCTTCCGGCTCTGTTAATGAACTGAGCGTCGTATTTAATAGGACGCCCTTCTGACTGTATGTCTTTTTATCCCCGGTTTTCTCTTCTTTTTTCTCCTGTGCGAATGCAATACCAGCGATAAACAGTATAGAAATTGCTAACAGTACATGTTTTTTCATAAGGAAATATTTGGGGGGGGGAATGTTATATCAGAAGCGATAACCTATTTTCAATCCTACAGGAAAAGCGCCATCCCATATGTTATTCCTGTCAGGCGCATCATCGAAGTTATAATTCCTGTCTTCCAGATAACTGTTCGGTGGCACCGGCCTGTCATAGGTAAACTTCCTGTATTTCAACCCAAGACCTACATATGCTTCAAACACGATCCGGTGATTGTTGCCAAAGAAGGTCTGGAAACCAACCTTGCTATCTGTTCCGAACATTTCTTTGGTCTTGCCATAAGTGGATAGTTGTTCGTAGTCGGCACTTCCATCTCTGGGATCAACGTTCATTTTTACGATACGCTCTTCATAGAAACTAACTTTCCTGTAAAAGAAATCCTGTGAAAAGAATAAGCGATGTTTGCCGTGTTTTCCTGAAAGGTAATACCTGATCTCAGGACGCACATAATACCCTTTAGCTTTCGGTGTAAACTGTCCACGCATATCATACAGTTTCTTTTCGTCGATGAAGATCCAGCCGCCTTCCACCAGAACGCCCCAATCTGGGCGAAAACGATATTCAATAGCAGCTGAGATACCACCATCAGGATGATGCAGGGTCAGCAGATTGCTGCTCACTCTCCATCCTGTCAGAATAGAATCAGGGAGCGGCCTGGCTTTCTTTTCATCTCTTGCATCATTGTGTGTTCTATGTGCATATGATACGAGATGTGTGGTAATGCCAGGTTCACCACCCTTATCTTCAGGTTTCTTTTTATTTTGACCCATTGCAGCTATCGCAATGAGCAAACAGACAAATACAGTGTATAGGTGCTTCATTAATAAACGAGTTTTGAGATAACCTTAATAGCAGCCGGAGAGCTGATATCATAACAGTCTATGCTTATATTACTACGGCAATACAGCTGTGTACCACGAATCACTAAATCTATATATGGCACAGCTTCTTTATCTGCCAGACGCGTAAGAGCAGGCGCCGAAGAAACATC contains the following coding sequences:
- a CDS encoding acetyl-CoA C-acyltransferase; translation: MKEVFIVSAVRTPIGSFNGALSALSATQLGSIVMKAVLEKAGVPATAVNEVYMGNVLSANLGQAPANQASIYAGIPNNVPCTTVNKVCASGMKAIMLGAQSILSGDNDVVVAGGMESMSNVPYYLDKARNGYRLGHGAVTDGIIRDGLWDPYKDFHMGNAAELCVTEYKITREEQDAYAIQSYKRSAEATEKGYFKNEIVPVEVPGKQVVTVAEDEDYKKVNFDKIPTLKPTFQKDGTITAANASNLNDGAAAVLLVSGEKLKELGLKPLAKIISFADASQAPEWFTTTPVKAVTKALEKAKLTVADMDFVEINEAFSCVPIANERDLGIPEDKVNVWGGAVSLGHPIGCSGARIVVTLSSILNQHNARYGVAGICNGGGGASAIVIEAIKN
- a CDS encoding DUF3575 domain-containing protein, translating into MKHLYTVFVCLLIAIAAMGQNKKKPEDKGGEPGITTHLVSYAHRTHNDARDEKKARPLPDSILTGWRVSSNLLTLHHPDGGISAAIEYRFRPDWGVLVEGGWIFIDEKKLYDMRGQFTPKAKGYYVRPEIRYYLSGKHGKHRLFFSQDFFYRKVSFYEERIVKMNVDPRDGSADYEQLSTYGKTKEMFGTDSKVGFQTFFGNNHRIVFEAYVGLGLKYRKFTYDRPVPPNSYLEDRNYNFDDAPDRNNIWDGAFPVGLKIGYRF